One part of the Patescibacteria group bacterium genome encodes these proteins:
- the secF gene encoding protein translocase subunit SecF yields the protein MVYKIIQKRKIFLSLSTLAAIASICALFFWGLNFGIDFTGGSLMEVEFKNYQPKITEIQDGLKDANLHNLVIQPTESSVILRFKENNEEAHQQVLSMLKDLAVKNNKDASIKELSFDSVGPSIGQELKSKSFNSAFIVLIVIILYISYAFRKVSKPVSSWKYGAAAIIALIHDVLFILGVFSVLGHFYGIEINTPFIAAVLTVLGYSVSDTIIVFDRIRENLPKSSLDFEGTVNASVNQTITRSVNTSLSAILALLAILFFGGATIKDFALALAIGIFIGTYSSIFIASPVLVVWEKLQAKRGK from the coding sequence ATGGTGTATAAAATTATTCAAAAGAGAAAAATCTTTTTGTCCCTGTCTACCCTGGCGGCCATCGCTTCGATTTGTGCCCTGTTTTTCTGGGGCCTTAACTTCGGGATCGATTTCACCGGAGGTAGTTTGATGGAGGTAGAGTTTAAGAACTACCAACCCAAGATTACCGAAATCCAGGATGGTCTCAAGGATGCTAATTTGCACAATCTTGTTATCCAACCCACCGAATCTTCAGTTATCCTACGTTTTAAAGAAAATAACGAGGAAGCGCATCAGCAGGTATTGAGCATGCTTAAGGATTTAGCAGTTAAAAATAATAAGGATGCTAGCATCAAGGAGCTAAGCTTTGATTCTGTCGGTCCTTCGATCGGCCAAGAGCTTAAAAGCAAATCCTTTAATTCTGCTTTTATAGTCTTAATCGTCATTATCCTTTATATATCCTACGCCTTCCGTAAGGTGTCCAAGCCGGTTTCTTCTTGGAAATATGGCGCGGCAGCTATTATCGCTTTGATCCATGATGTTTTATTTATCCTCGGAGTCTTTTCTGTCTTAGGACATTTCTACGGCATAGAGATAAATACTCCTTTTATCGCGGCGGTTTTAACGGTTTTGGGCTACAGCGTCAGCGATACTATCATCGTTTTTGATCGTATTAGGGAGAATCTGCCCAAGAGTAGCCTAGATTTTGAAGGCACGGTTAACGCCAGCGTCAACCAAACTATTACTCGTTCCGTTAACACCTCTTTATCAGCTATCTTAGCTTTATTAGCCATCTTGTTTTTTGGCGGTGCTACCATCAAGGATTTCGCCTTGGCTCTAGCGATCGGTATCTTTATCGGTACTTATAGCTCGATTTTCATCGCCAGTCCAGTTTTAGTAGTTTGGGAGAAATTACAAGCTAAGCGCGGTAAGTAA
- a CDS encoding preprotein translocase subunit SecD gives MSIGERISKMSVRAKSWWILAVIFIFAIMVGLASGAPYYNRMQDWLAKKTNHIVVLPKVKDLPFSLGLDLQGGTHLVYKADVSNIPESDRQGALDASRDVIERRVNAFGVSEPLVQVNRGINNEYRIIVELAGVKDVKEAIKSIGETPLLEFKEQGEIAAQPVEVTPGKDGQATATPVNLNLNASWKNTELTGKNLKRANLTFNGQDGSPEVSLEFDNDGSKLFEDITGRNIGKPVAIFLDGYLISSPTVNDKITGGQAVISGKFSTDEAKMLVKRLNSGALPVPISLVSQKTVEASLGSKSIDNSLKAGLIGLLLVSLFMILYYRLPGFLSVISLLVYGLTVLAIFKALPVWFALIIVALMVSLMFYTFNELKLFNGVMSLLFVVVGILLFFYALKPVTLSLSGVAGFILSIGIAVDANILIFARLREELREGKSLSLGLDNAFKRAWPSIRDGNVSTILTCFILMFFGTSSVQGFGTTLFIGVAVSMFSAIVITRIFLLLAAGKRLEKNLWLLGVRRKLESGENK, from the coding sequence ATGTCGATCGGAGAAAGAATCTCTAAAATGTCTGTTCGCGCCAAATCTTGGTGGATTTTGGCGGTTATTTTCATTTTTGCCATCATGGTCGGTTTGGCTAGCGGTGCCCCTTATTATAACCGGATGCAAGACTGGTTAGCTAAGAAAACTAACCATATCGTGGTTTTGCCGAAGGTCAAGGACCTGCCTTTCAGTCTGGGTTTAGACTTGCAAGGTGGTACCCATCTGGTCTACAAGGCCGATGTGAGTAATATTCCAGAAAGTGATCGCCAAGGAGCCCTTGACGCTTCTCGCGATGTTATTGAGAGAAGGGTGAACGCTTTTGGTGTTAGCGAGCCCTTGGTACAGGTTAATCGCGGAATTAACAACGAATACCGAATCATCGTTGAATTAGCTGGAGTGAAGGATGTCAAAGAAGCGATCAAGAGCATCGGCGAGACTCCTTTGCTTGAATTCAAGGAACAGGGCGAGATAGCGGCTCAGCCAGTAGAAGTTACTCCTGGAAAAGATGGCCAAGCGACGGCCACTCCGGTCAATCTTAATCTAAATGCCTCTTGGAAAAATACAGAGTTAACTGGAAAGAATTTGAAGCGGGCCAACCTGACTTTTAATGGTCAGGATGGCAGCCCGGAAGTATCTTTGGAATTTGATAATGATGGTTCTAAATTATTCGAAGATATTACTGGTCGTAATATTGGCAAACCGGTAGCGATCTTTTTGGATGGATATTTGATTAGTTCTCCCACCGTTAATGATAAGATTACCGGGGGGCAGGCGGTCATTTCCGGCAAGTTTTCTACCGATGAGGCTAAGATGTTGGTTAAGCGTTTGAATTCCGGAGCTCTGCCAGTACCTATTTCTTTGGTATCCCAGAAGACGGTCGAAGCAAGTTTGGGTTCTAAGTCAATCGATAATAGTTTGAAAGCCGGTTTGATCGGTTTACTTCTTGTGTCTTTGTTCATGATCTTATATTATCGTTTACCAGGCTTCTTGTCCGTTATTTCTTTATTGGTTTACGGTTTGACCGTATTGGCGATATTTAAAGCCCTGCCAGTCTGGTTTGCCTTGATTATTGTGGCCCTGATGGTCAGTCTCATGTTCTATACTTTTAATGAATTGAAATTATTTAATGGCGTCATGTCCCTTTTGTTCGTGGTGGTGGGCATCTTATTGTTCTTTTACGCTTTAAAGCCAGTCACCCTGTCCTTATCCGGTGTCGCCGGCTTCATCTTGTCTATCGGGATTGCCGTCGACGCGAACATCTTGATTTTTGCCCGTCTTCGGGAAGAGCTACGGGAAGGCAAGTCTTTAAGTCTGGGCCTAGATAACGCGTTTAAAAGAGCTTGGCCCTCAATCCGCGACGGCAACGTCTCGACCATCTTAACTTGTTTCATCTTGATGTTCTTCGGAACTTCTTCAGTCCAAGGTTTCGGCACCACTTTATTTATCGGTGTCGCCGTCTCTATGTTTAGCGCTATCGTTATTACCAGGATATTCCTGTTGTTAGCGGCAGGAAAGCGCTTGGAGAAAAACCTATGGCTATTAGGGGTGAGACGGAAGTTGGAATCAGGAGAAAATAAATAA
- a CDS encoding aromatic amino acid ammonia-lyase translates to MEKQVIITGSTLTLEEVVLIARGYVDETGDHLYPVVTLSDDAKERITKQRAGLEERIAAGDIIYGVNTGCGIKKGTILPTETIDAYQKHYIPAHCVQTGDYFPEEVVRAAMILRVNSFATGCSGMRLETCEKILEFYNKGVIPCVPEQGSVGSSGDLAPLAHVAAALTGLPGQDVWAEDDDSFLTICSAPEAMKLHKIKPLVLRAKEAMGLTNGATFTLALGLLAIYDAEKLFKFSDLAAALSLEAIRGEKAAFDERLIGARNHQGAAKIAKTILRFTAGSKRMTKASQDVPLKAEVDAHTKKYDEGGKPVPRVQDAYSFRAYPPVAGSAYEAFKYAQRVFTDEINAATDNPLIFPKPDGGFEALSGGNFHGEPLGQAMDFLKIALQQLANISDRRIYALTMTGTSYGLPSDLAGLTHQDLNTGFMILQYSTAAMVSENKVLCHPSVVDSVPTSANQEDYVSMSTISARHAHKVLANSRFVIACEILAACQGISLTEKELAVHGCDTLGEVTGAAYSLIRKHIKAMDDDRMLSLDTEEMLKLMKGDELLSIL, encoded by the coding sequence ATGGAAAAACAAGTTATTATTACGGGCAGCACTCTGACCTTGGAAGAGGTTGTTTTGATTGCTCGCGGCTACGTCGACGAAACTGGCGATCATCTTTATCCGGTAGTGACCTTATCGGATGATGCAAAAGAAAGAATTACAAAACAGCGGGCCGGCTTAGAAGAAAGAATCGCTGCCGGTGACATCATTTACGGAGTCAATACCGGATGTGGTATCAAGAAAGGTACGATTCTGCCCACCGAAACAATCGATGCTTATCAAAAGCATTATATCCCAGCTCATTGCGTCCAAACCGGGGATTATTTTCCGGAAGAGGTTGTCAGGGCTGCGATGATATTAAGGGTCAATTCTTTCGCTACCGGTTGTTCGGGTATGCGCCTGGAAACCTGTGAAAAAATTCTGGAATTCTACAACAAAGGTGTAATCCCCTGTGTACCGGAGCAGGGTTCGGTTGGCTCAAGCGGCGATCTTGCCCCCTTAGCCCATGTGGCTGCTGCTCTAACCGGTTTGCCCGGACAGGATGTTTGGGCAGAAGATGATGACTCCTTTCTGACTATTTGTTCAGCCCCTGAAGCTATGAAACTTCACAAAATCAAACCTTTGGTTCTCAGGGCTAAAGAAGCAATGGGGCTGACAAATGGCGCAACTTTTACCCTGGCTTTAGGGTTACTGGCGATTTATGACGCGGAAAAATTGTTTAAGTTTTCGGATCTGGCCGCCGCTTTGTCTTTGGAAGCCATCAGAGGTGAAAAAGCAGCCTTTGATGAGAGATTGATCGGTGCCCGCAATCATCAGGGAGCGGCTAAAATCGCTAAAACCATCTTACGTTTTACTGCTGGTTCAAAGAGAATGACGAAAGCATCACAAGATGTGCCTCTGAAAGCAGAAGTTGACGCTCATACTAAAAAGTATGATGAAGGCGGAAAGCCGGTGCCACGCGTTCAGGATGCTTATTCTTTCCGGGCGTATCCGCCGGTAGCCGGTAGCGCTTATGAAGCTTTTAAATATGCTCAACGTGTTTTTACCGATGAAATCAACGCTGCCACTGATAACCCCTTGATATTCCCTAAACCTGATGGCGGTTTCGAAGCTTTGTCCGGTGGTAATTTTCATGGTGAACCTTTGGGGCAAGCCATGGATTTTTTGAAAATCGCCCTGCAGCAGCTGGCAAACATTTCCGATCGCCGTATTTATGCCTTAACCATGACCGGCACCAGTTATGGTCTGCCCAGTGATTTGGCCGGTTTGACCCACCAGGATTTGAATACGGGTTTCATGATCCTGCAGTACTCGACAGCCGCAATGGTTAGCGAGAACAAGGTGCTGTGTCATCCTTCAGTGGTTGATTCTGTCCCAACCTCGGCCAATCAGGAGGATTACGTTAGCATGAGCACGATTTCTGCGCGTCACGCCCACAAGGTTTTAGCCAACTCCCGTTTTGTTATCGCCTGTGAAATATTGGCTGCTTGCCAGGGCATTTCCTTAACTGAGAAAGAGTTGGCTGTTCATGGTTGCGATACTTTGGGCGAGGTGACCGGGGCTGCCTATTCGCTTATCCGTAAACACATTAAAGCCATGGATGATGACCGGATGTTGTCCCTGGACACCGAAGAAATGCTCAAATTGATGAAGGGTGATGAATTGCTGAGTATTTTATAA
- the hisS gene encoding histidine--tRNA ligase, whose protein sequence is MKANKIKPEKPGGFLDFNTSEFLAREEMLRIINGVFRSFGYNPIETPMVEFSKVLVGEDETSKNIFQVKSRGSSNEDNLSLRFDHTVPFARFLSANPYNDKKREGVKLPWRRMVLGPVFRSDSPQKGRYRQFYQFDVDIAGSSLMLADAEIIAIIYQTLSALGLKRFLIRINNRKILNGLAELIGVSGRGQVSADDITKEVMRILDKIPKIGFNQVLSELQMTPENEYDPSPGLLPDAITRISRFLEISGSNSIKLDQAEAVFHRISIAQEGISELRQIISYLSDFGVPEGTVEIDFSIARGLDYYTGPVFESVLVDAPEFGSVFSGGRYNDLVARFTGSELPAVGASIGVDRLFAALQQLELVKVKSITTAEVLILRLTNSHDSYYLRLAKQLRDLGLKAELCLLEDTTFKSQFNFAVSQNVKFVIIAGADEIHHDVIKVKNLFTREQTEVPTERMSDYFISLSKTM, encoded by the coding sequence ATGAAAGCAAACAAAATCAAACCAGAAAAGCCTGGCGGGTTTCTGGATTTTAACACCAGCGAATTTTTGGCCAGGGAAGAGATGCTGCGAATAATTAATGGAGTTTTTCGTTCCTTTGGTTATAATCCGATTGAGACGCCTATGGTAGAATTTTCTAAAGTTTTAGTCGGTGAAGATGAAACTTCGAAAAACATTTTCCAGGTAAAAAGCCGTGGAAGTAGTAATGAAGATAATTTATCTTTAAGGTTCGATCATACGGTACCATTCGCCCGTTTTTTATCAGCCAATCCTTATAACGACAAGAAAAGAGAGGGGGTAAAATTACCGTGGCGGCGCATGGTCTTAGGACCAGTCTTCCGTAGTGATTCCCCTCAAAAAGGGAGATATCGCCAATTTTATCAGTTTGATGTCGACATTGCCGGTTCTTCTCTTATGCTGGCAGATGCAGAAATTATCGCTATTATTTATCAAACCTTATCCGCTTTAGGTTTAAAGCGCTTCTTAATTCGTATTAATAACCGCAAGATCTTAAACGGTTTAGCAGAGTTGATAGGGGTGTCTGGCAGAGGCCAGGTTTCCGCTGACGATATTACAAAAGAGGTAATGCGAATTTTGGATAAAATTCCTAAAATCGGCTTCAATCAAGTCTTATCTGAGCTGCAAATGACTCCGGAGAACGAATATGATCCAAGTCCTGGTTTATTGCCGGATGCGATTACAAGGATTTCTCGTTTTTTAGAGATTAGTGGCAGCAACTCCATTAAGCTTGACCAGGCTGAGGCCGTCTTCCACAGAATTTCAATTGCTCAAGAGGGTATATCTGAGTTGAGACAAATTATTTCTTATTTGTCAGATTTTGGAGTACCCGAAGGAACAGTTGAAATAGATTTCTCCATCGCTCGCGGTCTAGATTATTACACCGGTCCAGTTTTCGAAAGCGTCTTAGTAGACGCTCCGGAATTTGGCAGTGTTTTTTCTGGCGGTCGCTACAATGATTTAGTAGCCCGATTTACTGGGAGCGAATTACCCGCGGTTGGCGCCTCGATTGGCGTCGACCGTTTGTTTGCCGCCTTACAGCAGCTTGAACTCGTGAAAGTCAAATCAATCACGACGGCTGAGGTGCTGATTCTTCGATTAACTAATAGCCACGATTCTTATTATTTGCGTTTAGCTAAGCAATTGCGTGATCTTGGCTTAAAGGCTGAGCTTTGCTTGTTAGAGGACACAACCTTCAAATCCCAATTTAACTTTGCTGTTAGCCAAAATGTTAAATTCGTAATTATCGCTGGCGCCGATGAAATTCATCACGATGTAATCAAGGTTAAGAATCTTTTTACCAGGGAACAAACTGAAGTCCCCACAGAAAGAATGAGCGATTATTTTATTTCACTTTCCAAAACAATGTAA
- a CDS encoding urocanate hydratase yields MDIKLSNELPPVKTFDPGQLRAPDRGLTLDPERTKLAIANALRYLPEELHSILAPEFLKELRTMGRIYGYRFRPEGRIAGKPIDEYEGIPAARALQVMIDNNLDFGVALYPYELVTYGETGQIFQNWMQYLLVKKYLSVMKEDQTLVVSSGHPVGLFPSSPQAPRVINTNGLLVGEWNNITEFKRLAALGVSNYGQMTAGGWMYIGPQGIVHGTYITILNAARKYLGLGQDKNLQGICFVSSGLGGMSCAQSKAVKIAGGVAIIAEVDYSRIQLRLKQKSIDDYSDDLSVIMKKAKESKDAGRPLALAYYGNIVDLLEGLDENDFFFELFSDQTSCHAVYEGGYTPAGLDFASGRQLLKHYPSDFIALVNRSLFRHFRVIERLIAKGAHFWDYGNNFMNSIFQAGEKTIAKNQVNTDDGFIWPSYVEDIMGPVCFDRGFGPFRWVCLSHKDEDLRLTDQIAMSLIDPSLSPLHYDNYHWIANAANNDLVVGTKARILYADEEGRINIALAFNQAVRDGRLGPIMIGRDHHDVSGTDSPFRETANIYDGSRPTADMSTQCFAGNIARGMTLVVLSNGGGVGIGRSSNGGNGIFLDGSQRVDEVLKSSLSWDVMCGIARRSWARSQGAMETAALWNNKHQANGQITIPYLVDEQLLDNLVY; encoded by the coding sequence ATGGATATTAAATTATCTAATGAGCTTCCGCCGGTTAAGACATTCGATCCAGGGCAACTTCGCGCTCCAGATCGTGGTTTAACATTGGATCCAGAAAGAACCAAATTAGCAATAGCTAATGCTCTGCGGTATTTACCAGAAGAATTACACTCGATTCTTGCTCCCGAGTTTTTGAAAGAATTGCGAACTATGGGTCGTATATACGGTTACCGTTTTCGACCGGAAGGTAGAATTGCCGGCAAGCCTATTGATGAGTATGAAGGCATACCAGCTGCCCGCGCTCTGCAAGTCATGATTGATAACAATCTTGATTTCGGGGTAGCGCTTTATCCTTATGAGTTGGTCACCTATGGAGAGACTGGCCAGATATTCCAGAACTGGATGCAATATCTTTTAGTTAAAAAATATCTATCAGTAATGAAAGAAGACCAAACCTTGGTTGTCAGCTCTGGACATCCGGTTGGGCTATTCCCGTCTTCGCCTCAAGCGCCTCGGGTCATAAATACTAATGGATTGTTAGTTGGAGAATGGAATAATATCACCGAATTCAAGCGTTTAGCTGCTTTGGGTGTCTCCAATTATGGGCAAATGACAGCTGGCGGATGGATGTATATTGGCCCGCAAGGGATTGTTCACGGAACTTACATAACAATTTTAAATGCCGCTCGTAAATATTTAGGCTTGGGTCAAGATAAAAATTTACAAGGCATTTGTTTTGTGTCTTCCGGACTCGGGGGGATGTCTTGTGCCCAGTCTAAGGCGGTTAAAATTGCCGGAGGGGTAGCCATTATTGCGGAAGTCGATTATAGCCGAATTCAGTTACGTCTGAAGCAAAAGTCTATTGATGATTATTCTGATGATTTGTCAGTTATCATGAAGAAAGCTAAAGAAAGTAAGGATGCTGGTCGGCCTTTAGCCCTGGCTTATTATGGTAATATAGTTGATCTTTTAGAGGGTTTAGATGAAAACGATTTTTTCTTTGAGCTTTTTTCCGATCAAACTTCTTGCCATGCCGTTTACGAAGGTGGTTATACTCCTGCCGGTTTAGATTTTGCATCTGGCCGCCAGTTGCTCAAACATTATCCGAGCGATTTTATCGCTTTAGTCAATAGATCTTTGTTTCGTCATTTCCGAGTTATAGAGAGATTAATCGCTAAGGGGGCGCATTTTTGGGATTATGGTAATAATTTCATGAATTCCATTTTTCAGGCTGGAGAAAAGACTATCGCCAAAAACCAAGTCAATACTGACGATGGTTTTATCTGGCCTTCTTATGTTGAAGATATCATGGGTCCGGTTTGCTTCGATCGTGGTTTTGGTCCTTTCCGCTGGGTCTGTCTTAGTCATAAGGACGAAGATCTTCGTTTGACAGATCAAATAGCTATGTCTTTAATAGACCCATCCCTAAGCCCTCTTCATTACGATAATTATCATTGGATTGCTAATGCTGCAAACAACGATTTAGTAGTCGGTACTAAAGCCAGGATTCTCTATGCTGATGAAGAAGGACGGATAAATATCGCCTTGGCTTTCAACCAAGCGGTTAGGGATGGTCGCTTAGGCCCTATTATGATTGGACGTGATCATCATGACGTTTCTGGAACCGATTCACCATTTCGGGAAACTGCTAATATTTACGATGGTAGTAGACCGACAGCTGATATGTCTACCCAATGTTTTGCTGGTAATATAGCTCGAGGGATGACTTTGGTAGTTTTATCTAACGGCGGTGGCGTTGGCATCGGACGATCTAGTAATGGAGGCAATGGTATTTTTCTGGATGGCAGTCAAAGAGTAGATGAAGTTTTAAAAAGCAGCCTGTCTTGGGACGTCATGTGTGGAATCGCTCGGCGCAGTTGGGCTAGAAGTCAAGGCGCTATGGAAACAGCCGCACTTTGGAATAATAAACATCAAGCCAATGGTCAGATCACCATTCCTTATCTGGTTGATGAACAATTACTAGATAATTTGGTATATTGA
- a CDS encoding M15 family metallopeptidase produces the protein MLNNRKILKYSDLQKIKAGENKDPLVSLNSLCPEINCHYQKKDMLRISGPEIFVRKAVALKLRRINKILQKKDPSLRLKVVYGYRHPAIQEKYFKRVFKKINLEKPNLSQEKLKSLVHAFVAVPDVAGHPTGGALDISIEKDGQELDMGTRIADFSQPEKIKAFAKGLNREQRYNRYLLRSLLLKEGFAPFNGEWWHFSYGDKEWASFYGRKKSLYSSVIID, from the coding sequence ATGTTAAATAATAGAAAAATTCTTAAATATTCCGATTTACAGAAAATCAAAGCGGGGGAAAATAAAGATCCTTTGGTTTCTTTAAATTCTCTCTGTCCCGAGATAAATTGTCACTACCAGAAGAAGGATATGTTGAGGATAAGCGGTCCGGAAATTTTTGTCAGAAAAGCCGTGGCCCTAAAATTGCGCCGGATAAATAAAATCTTACAAAAAAAAGACCCCAGTCTTCGTCTAAAAGTTGTTTATGGCTACCGCCACCCAGCCATCCAGGAAAAGTATTTTAAAAGGGTTTTTAAAAAAATAAATTTAGAAAAACCCAACTTGAGCCAAGAAAAACTCAAAAGTTTAGTCCATGCTTTTGTGGCTGTACCAGATGTGGCTGGCCATCCAACTGGCGGTGCTTTAGATATAAGTATTGAAAAAGATGGCCAAGAATTAGATATGGGGACCAGGATAGCTGATTTTAGCCAGCCGGAGAAGATCAAGGCTTTCGCTAAGGGTCTAAATCGAGAACAGCGTTATAACCGTTATTTATTAAGGAGTCTCTTGCTCAAGGAGGGGTTTGCTCCCTTTAACGGAGAATGGTGGCATTTTTCTTATGGAGATAAAGAATGGGCTAGTTTTTATGGCCGCAAGAAGTCTCTCTATTCTTCAGTTATTATTGATTGA
- a CDS encoding GNAT family N-acetyltransferase, with protein sequence MESINYLILSRKDGLKYQPAFIKVYQEVFAGPPYFETYSDEEVIYSAWDSHLEKGCIVLAMKGDEVIGLGCCIPILNIMPGEANEDVKNLFFSRLDSLPIPLNRACYMSELAVLSDFRGLGIGTELIRQRWSWAKSFGLSHYIVRTAAEGSNSVRMYKHLGAKEIDGLVQDVTGIGVESKSRQRIFLYGEID encoded by the coding sequence ATGGAGAGTATTAATTATCTGATTTTGAGTCGTAAGGATGGGCTGAAGTATCAGCCAGCTTTCATTAAGGTTTACCAAGAGGTGTTTGCTGGTCCGCCATACTTTGAGACTTATTCTGATGAGGAAGTGATTTATTCTGCCTGGGATTCCCATTTGGAAAAAGGTTGCATTGTATTGGCGATGAAAGGTGATGAGGTTATCGGTCTTGGTTGTTGTATCCCGATTCTTAACATCATGCCAGGCGAAGCTAATGAAGATGTTAAAAATTTGTTTTTTTCCCGGTTAGATTCTTTGCCCATCCCGCTAAATCGCGCTTGCTATATGTCAGAGTTGGCAGTTTTGTCAGATTTTCGCGGCTTAGGTATCGGAACCGAATTGATACGTCAGCGTTGGAGCTGGGCCAAAAGTTTCGGCCTATCCCATTATATTGTGAGGACAGCCGCTGAAGGTAGTAATTCGGTAAGGATGTATAAGCATTTAGGGGCGAAGGAAATTGATGGTTTAGTGCAAGATGTTACAGGAATCGGAGTTGAGTCGAAAAGCCGGCAACGCATCTTTCTCTATGGAGAGATTGATTAG
- a CDS encoding YerC/YecD family TrpR-related protein gives MPAGESKNNIYINDLYSAILKLRNLDEAQRFFRDLLTEQEILEFSRRWRAAQMLAGQQSYAAIEQETGLSSATVARISKWLNSGMDGYKLIIKRTRAHQHHLTVRKGLA, from the coding sequence ATGCCAGCCGGAGAATCAAAAAACAATATTTATATTAATGATCTGTATTCTGCCATCTTAAAGCTTAGGAATCTGGATGAAGCTCAAAGGTTTTTTCGCGACCTGTTAACCGAACAGGAGATTTTAGAATTCAGTCGAAGATGGCGGGCTGCTCAGATGCTAGCTGGCCAGCAGTCCTATGCCGCCATAGAGCAAGAAACGGGTTTAAGCTCTGCGACCGTCGCCAGGATTTCTAAATGGTTGAATTCTGGTATGGATGGCTACAAATTAATTATTAAGAGAACTAGAGCGCATCAACACCATTTGACTGTTAGGAAGGGTTTGGCTTAA
- the clpP gene encoding ATP-dependent Clp endopeptidase proteolytic subunit ClpP, with product MPLIPTVIEKEGQVERAYDIYSRLLKDRIIFLGEGIDDHTANIIIAQFLFLDAENKDKDIKFYINSPGGSVTAGLAIYDTMQYIKSDISTICVGMAASMASVLLAAGTPGKRLALPNSEIMIHQVMGGAEGQATDIKIRAEHILKIKDKMNKILAQHSGQKIATIEKDTDRDYFMTAEEAKNYGLIDKIIKKQ from the coding sequence ATGCCTCTAATACCAACCGTTATCGAAAAGGAGGGACAAGTAGAGAGAGCCTATGATATCTACTCCCGTCTCCTTAAAGACCGAATAATCTTTCTTGGAGAAGGGATCGATGACCATACCGCTAACATAATTATCGCCCAATTCTTATTTTTGGACGCTGAAAATAAGGATAAAGATATCAAGTTCTATATCAACTCGCCCGGCGGATCAGTCACGGCCGGCTTAGCCATCTACGACACCATGCAATATATAAAATCGGACATATCTACTATCTGCGTGGGCATGGCTGCTTCTATGGCTTCAGTTCTTTTGGCCGCCGGCACGCCGGGTAAGAGACTGGCTCTGCCTAACAGCGAAATCATGATCCATCAAGTCATGGGCGGCGCCGAAGGACAAGCGACTGATATTAAAATCAGAGCTGAACATATCCTAAAAATCAAAGACAAGATGAATAAAATATTAGCCCAACACAGCGGCCAAAAAATAGCCACGATTGAGAAAGATACTGATCGCGATTATTTCATGACAGCCGAAGAAGCTAAAAATTATGGATTGATTGATAAGATAATCAAAAAACAATAA